From the Pomacea canaliculata isolate SZHN2017 linkage group LG14, ASM307304v1, whole genome shotgun sequence genome, one window contains:
- the LOC112555243 gene encoding calmodulin-like, producing MPHKSSFPMKVSLCGHLNTMKYLILAATLLGCALGQNASDKLFMQYGGNQTSCLDATQFSSAWHHFDLDNDGGVTRLEFDTVWKRESFPDSAQSPANFLEIDINRDVILDDRDFAYLFKLFDENGDGEVCMTEWRQNFKSLFQLG from the exons atgCCTCATAAGAGCTCATTTCCTATGAAAGTGTCTTTGTGTGGACATCTCAACACAATGAAGTATCTCATTTTGGCGGCCACGCTGTTGGGCTG CGCCCTCGGCCAGAATGCGTCAGACAAGCTGTTCATGCAGTATGGCGGCAACCAGACAAGTTGCCTGGACGCCACGCAGTTTTCAAGTGCTTGGCATCACTTTGATCTTGACA ATGACGGGGGCGTGACGAGGTTGGAGTTCGACACGGTCTGGAAACGGGAGAGCTTCCCGGACAGCGCTCAGTCACCTGCCAACTTCCTGGAGATCGACATCAACAGAGACGTCATCCTCGACGACAGAGACTTTGCCTATCTCTTCAAGCTATTCGATGAAAATG gtgacgGTGAGGTGTGCATGACTGAGTGGCGGCAGAACTTCAAAAGTCTCTTCCAACTGGGTTAA